In Marmota flaviventris isolate mMarFla1 chromosome 17, mMarFla1.hap1, whole genome shotgun sequence, a single genomic region encodes these proteins:
- the LOC139702519 gene encoding nuclear pore complex-interacting protein family member B11-like: protein MGPGRPGLLFPSPRISRGWGGVPQFEKHLVALSYSNVRVGIEGGLPEPSLSPSTYHPPLHPPTIPLSIHLPSPSPSTYHPSPSTYHPSLHPPTIPLSIHLPSPSPSTYHPPLHPPIIPLSIHLPSLSPSTYHPFPSTYHPSPSTYHPSLHPPIIPLHPPTIPLHPPTIHLSIQLSSLSPSTYHPPLHPSIIPLSIHLPSLSIHLSSLSPSTYHPPLHPPIIPLSIHLPSLSPSTYHPSLHLPTIPLSIHLPSLSPSTYYPPLHPPDVPPPQKDPAPTAAPRSLPSRW, encoded by the exons ATGGGTCCTGGACGCCCAGGGCTCCTCTTCCCATCCCCACGCATCtcgaggggctggggaggggttcCCCAGTTTGAGAAGCACTTGGTAGCACTCAGTTATTCCAACGTGAGAGTGGGCATCGAGGGTGGGCTGCCCGAG CCATCCCTCTCTCCATCCACCTACCATCCCCCTCTCCATCCACCTACCATCCCCCTCTCCATCCACCTACCATCCCCCTCTCCATCCACCTACCATCCCTCTCCATCCACCTACCATCCCTCTCTCCATCCACCTACCATCCCCCTCTCCATCCACCTACCATCCCCCTCTCCATCCACCTACCATCCCCctctccatccacccatcatccCTCTCTCCATCCACCTACCATCCCTCTCTCCATCCACCTACCATCCCTTTCCATCCACCTACCATCCCTCTCCATCTACCTACCATCCCTctctccatccacccatcatccCTCTCCATCCACCTACCATCCCTCTCCATCCACCTACCATTCATCTCTCCATCCAACTATCATCCCTCTCTCCATCCACCTACCATCCCCCTCTCCATCCATCTATCATTCCCCTCTCCATCCACCTACCATCCCTTTCCATCCATCTATCATCCCTTTCTCCATCCACCTACCATCCCCctctccatccacccatcatccCTCTCTCCATCCACCTACCATCCCTCTCTCCATCCACCTACCATCCCTCTCTCCATCTACCTACCATCCCCCTCTCCATCCACCTACCATCCCTCTCTCCATCCACCTACTATCCCCCTCTCCATCCACCT GACGTTCCCCCACCCCAGAAGGACCCCGCACCCACCGCGGCCCCTCGGTCCCTCCCCAGCCGCTGGTGA